One window of Paenibacillus sp. FSL K6-3182 genomic DNA carries:
- a CDS encoding small acid-soluble spore protein Tlp: MAKPDNRADNKIHLQQHIENTQANLQEAESYLDEHANEISADEKGINEAKNQRRKESIQEFQAEKQDEADQ; encoded by the coding sequence ATGGCTAAACCCGATAACCGTGCAGATAATAAGATCCATCTGCAGCAGCATATTGAAAACACGCAAGCTAATTTGCAGGAAGCGGAAAGCTATTTGGATGAGCATGCAAATGAAATTAGTGCCGATGAAAAAGGAATCAACGAAGCCAAGAATCAGCGGCGCAAAGAAAGCATTCAAGAATTCCAAGCCGAGAAGCAGGATGAAGCCGACCAATAA